DNA from Elgaria multicarinata webbii isolate HBS135686 ecotype San Diego chromosome 8, rElgMul1.1.pri, whole genome shotgun sequence:
GTGGATTGGTAAATGAGAGGGCGGGTAGGAAAGGGGGATAGCTGAGAGTACGGAAAGCTGCCTGTGGAGTGGAgaaatggggtggaggaggggcaATAGCAAAGAGTACAAAAATACTTTCAGTGGTGCAGAGAGACAAGAGAGAGTGACATGCAGTGCAGAGAGGAGAATAGGCGTCCAAATTAATGTTGACATGGAGAGAAAACGAGGGAGGCCTAACGGAATAGGTTTCACAGAGACCTGTAGTGAGGCAAAGAGAGAAGAATGGCACATCAATAGAAAAGGGGAGTTGGAGAACGGGttagaatgaaaataaaacaaaaaatatttgttCAATAAACCAATGCGGCCCTCACTGAATTTAATAACATAAAAGTAGCCCTCAGAGTTATTTGAGCTCTATGCCCCTGTTTAGGTGACCATAAGCCTTGTCTTTAGCTAGCTTCATTTCAGTGGGAAGTAAGCTAGGCATTTAGAGATAATGACTGGGTATCATGGAAAGCCCATAAATTCTGAGATTGCCCATCGCAATCAGAATAATTTGAGGTCTTGTGAAACCACTAGTGTACTTGTATATTTATTTTGCATGAGCTGTAATCTCTGAACTAGTTCTGCCAGAATTAGCATGTAAACAGCAAAGCCACCCACAACCTTTAATTAGCTGCCAACAGTCGCCTTGAATTAGATCGGAGAACAAGTGAGAAAAGTGTTGGGTTTCTAAAAGAATTCTGGGAAGTCTGTTGAAGTTTTGAAGGGTGGGGCAACTAGAAGATCTTACTAGGAGCCTAGAGGTACTTGATATGGTGTAGAAAGGATATAGAAAAAGAGTTCTTTGGGCACATAAGAATTTTTTCCACACTATTCTAACTTAAAGGATTCCTTTTGACTTGAAGTTAGAAAGTATCTAGGTTTGCCCACTAGCCAATAATAAACTTATCTGTGTAGTAGAGCATGTTCTATTAGCAAACCAGGATTTAGGATCTAAAAAGACAATAAAATCTAGATTCTTCCACGTTCTGCGAATAACCCACCAGAATTTGCCAACATCCACCTGAACAGGGCCAGCATGGTTGGTCACCTGCTGAGGACCCACTCCccccagcaggagcccactgacaagagctccctggactcGCTCTGCTcatcaccattgcagcctgcttgctcacctgcctctcactctggcccagatggTGGTGGCAATGGTAGTGGTGATTCTCTatttgtcaagcaagcaagagatggcaatgatgagaaagaggatgaggaacaatagcaggtgataatggtgatgagaaggtagactcactgagagagggggcCCATTGTAGACGCCTTGCCAGAAGGCCCTCAGAAAccttggagccagcactgcacCTGTACTCTGACAACTGGCTGGCTGATGCTGGGtgttgcagaccaaaacatctggagagcaccaggttgggaaagggtgtaTATTATATCATAGCTCTGTTCCTGATCACCTGAGATTCTCCCtaggctttgcctgcccttgctctgtCTTTCTGGCCCACCCAGGTGGGCCTCTACTTTGAAATCAAAAGTGATCAACTGTAATAATATCTTCTGGGATAACATGGGCTTATTTCTTGAGATGATTATGTGGTTGACTATAGCCACCTCTGCATACATTGGGTTAGATCCAACTGTATCCATTCACAAACGGAATGGATTTTCCCTCTTTGCTGCAGCCCCTCAATCTGCTCAGGAGAGTTGTAGGAGCTTCTGGAGCAGACTGAGGGGAGGGGTAGgctgcggaggggaggggagggcaggacagggaagtcccattgcatgagtggaGCTCCTATTGCAGAAGGGgagttctgcttgtgcaacagttggatccaacccagtgtggaAACAGCAGATGCTACTTCCTAGACACAGCACAGCCCTTCCATTTTCCAATCAGGTAAGGCACAGGGTGCAGATGGTTCAGGGTGGAGTGAAGCTCTCACACATGTTCAGATAAAGCAGGCCAAATGGGTTTAATTGGAGATAGCTTTAATTTTCCACATTCATCAGAGAGTCACTATTAGGAGAATACTACTGGTTTCCTCATTAGGTATTTTTTTATGTTGATGTCGCACACATACAAACATACCCTCCTCCTggcacattcattctctctccacAGACTGAGCAGTATAAAGGGCACAAGCAACTGCAGAAAACAGATACTATATTGTGCCCGCCATATGACAGGTGAGGACGATAGTGCTGTCTCCCTCCTTTGATAGTAAGGACAGTAAGCAAAATAAATCAGAGTTGGGTGCTTAGGAGTCGAGGAGATGAAAGACAGTGAATCCTAGAAAAAGAATAACAGGAATATGAATACCTTTTTGCAAGTTATACTTGCAAATCTGCATTTCTAGAGACAGATGAGTTGACAGTAAGAGTTGTAAAATGATCTAGGATCATGTTTTACTTCAGAAGTGGAGTTGAGATTATTTTTCAGGGTCACTTGCACCAAAGATgcacgtgtgtgtttttccctgcaTTGGCCATTACTAAAAGAAGTGTACATCAAGAACAATGTAAAGGTTAAGATGTCTTTTAGTAAGAGTTAATGGATGCAAGGGGACAAAAAATGGACCTGGAGGAGGGATGCTCCTAACCTATACGTGCTGTTCTGTCCCAGGATGTTTAGTTCTGATAGACCCTTCGGAGAAGGGGACCTGCGGAAATTACTGAAGCTTTATCGCACAGAGATTTCCATGGCAGTGGATGATGTCTTCCCACTACTTCATGGACTTGCAGATCATGAAGTTGTCACTGAAGAGATGTTCAAGGTGAGAGGAATAGGAACAATTCTGAGCCTGCTTATTCTTCAGTTTATAGTACTAGGATTTCTGAAATTATTTTATGATGTGCCTAGAATGTGTAATCAGGGATACGTTAGATACCTATGCTTTTAGGTTATTCAAGACAGCATATGAATCATGTCCAGCATTAATTTTGTTTGATTAATCTCTGTAGTTTCAGTTGGGGGAATTTATTCTGCATTTCTGTGTTTTCTTTCATTCTGTGTAAAACTTTGAATAAACatatagctttttttttaaagctcacaTTCATCTAGCAGGCAAGGTATGGTTGAAAAGTAGATACTAATTCTCACTGGGAACACAGgaaatttaaaaatattgttgGCATTTATGGGTCTTTATGTTTTgatatttttgctttttattatcatttattatttgatatttttataacctgcttttcagGGTAAAAAGAGCAACAAAGCAGATTACAACCTATTTTAACAGACATGTTTTTGGAGTCATTGTGACCATTCTTCAGGGCTATGGATCTCTCTTACTCTGCTTGCATAGGCCTTTACCAGAGTTCAGTTTTGGGGGCAGGGAATCTTTTTATTAGAGGTTGATGCTGGGTATACTGTAGCACCAGCTTTTCATGGTGAATCTCAAAGTATGCCCTAGACATTTAACATAACAAATTTCATGGGTGCCTTTTGAAAATCCTTGCAAATAGCTATGAAATCATAAATGTGTTCTGTGAAACTGTATTATGTTGTAGACTAGGCAGGGAACATGAGGCCCTCTAGATGATGTTGGCATCACTGCCTATTGTCCATGCTGGATCTGATGGGAATTAGAATCCAATATTCCACCACCTGTAGACACTCAAAAGTGTTTAAATCAGAAGGTTAGAAGTTTTGAGTACTTCTGTGATGGTacctttctttttatttgatttcCCCTTTTTCAGCATTATCACATTTCATAGAATGTTGAAACTCTCATTGTGACTGTTAGCTCCCTTCTCCTGAAGAAGCTAAACAACACTGAAGTCTATGCTAACTATTCAAATCTATTTGGGGATTAGACTGACTTTTCCTTGCCTTTTTCCTTGAAGGACACTCTCCATCGGATGGAGAAGGACGGCTGCCACAAGGCTTTTCATGCAATGTTGACATGGCTGCTGAGTCAGGATTCACCTTCCATCCAAGACTTCTGGAGGGTCCTCTTCAAGGATTATAACCTGGAGAGGTATTCTAAGCTCCAGTCCATTCGAAGCAGCTTTCCTAAAGGTATTAGCTGAGGTCATCATACCCCAGAAGAAAATGAAGTTACCCTCATGGGTGAATTATAAGTGGAGACAGGGGGATACACCTCCCTCAGCTTTAGAAGCTGGGAATGATAGATTGGTTCCAAACTAACTTAGTTCCCATTAAAATCATGATTTATCATGATTAACatccccttgatttcagtgggacctaagTTTTAGCTAACTTAGGGcataatcttatgtatgtttaaatTCCCCAgataggaatcctgggagttgtagaactttttctgtctaagcatgcataggattttgcccttagtctagaccagtggttccgaAAGTGgttggtactgcccccttgggggcagtgggattgcatagcgggtcgttaagaggcaagggagcagcaggggggcgctcgaggtggtcttttccgagaagcgcctctccagaaggtcttaaaacccagggacatttttatgggagaaggtagtttgatcCCAAACcatatatataggggaagaatccacacatgtattaataccgtttaagaagagtccttttaaatgtgaattgaaatgtttcaaaagcaccaaaacggtaatgaagagacataccctgcttggtttGCCCCGTCAAGCTGCGtttgctctctttccctccctccctccctccctcccttggcaagcctgcagcgggtgcttcccatttaaaggggccgcacggAGTacagcccctttttcattctcagctcagctcctccacccggccgccaccgctgctgctcagcccgggcacccagaccagcaggattcAGAggagcatggcccctttaaatgagaagcacctgtcccaggcttgccaagggagggagggaaaagagagagaacgcctctgtttgcagctggcggggcggggcacaccaagcagagtatgtctctttattagtgttttggtgcttttgaaacatttcaattcaccattaaaaggactcttcttaaacagtattaatacatgtgtggattaaagagggtcttgttggcaacacggctccggacaactcgggctaatggagcgcctctcctggcatgactctacccaaatatactacactcatcatctaaggccatGTGATATcgaatattcttgctaaatgactatcggactttgaaaagatgatatcactggatcaagttcatcaattatgtttaattgaaaaaactataaaaaatgtaattggattttgaataaatattcaattaattgttactgttttgaattttattgttgttatcttccttagtgggttgttgaaaaccgctattctgaataatgatttttatagggtagagTAGGGAGCActgagcatgagtttgtggaaccaagggggcggttacctgaaaaagtttgggaaccactggtctagacccAATGTATATATGTATcttcacatttcttttttttaaagcctgcagTCATAAAAAACCCACTGAACCTACCAGGGATAGGGGggtatttccttttctttaaaatggttCCTGGGGAGGAGGGTAATGATGGCAGTGCCCATATCCaacagcattgtgtgtgtgtttttaaagtaaccCTTGCTCACAGAAGACATACCTGTTAGCGTGCCTGTTTTTCTGTGTGATATTGTCTGTCTTCTTACTCAACAAGGAGGCATTGTCTTCCATTTCGAAGGCAAGGTTTCTACAGACTTGGGCAGGAATCCCACCAAATCTCGACATTTTCCATCTTTTCAGAGATGGATCTTGGCAGGCACCGCAGGGCGAGGAAACTCCCAAGCTGCCCTAAGATCCTGGCTCAGCACAAGCCTCAAGGAAAGAGGAAGGCGGCAGAGGAAAAAGATTCTTCGCACTTACTTCAACCTTCAGCAAAAGGCGACTCGCACCTTGGTACAGAAGTAGTTGCTGGGGCTTTGCTGTAGATGCCAGAGTTCATCCGAAATGTGCAAAAGAACAACTGGAAAGAATAAaggacacacacatgcacatacccaCATGCACTAAAAGCCCCAGAGAGAGAATTCCTTTTTAATGCTAACGGaatgcatttttctctttctaaCCAGTATTCATACATTAAATGAAACGCGGGGTGGGAGTTCAACATTTCTTTTCATTAGCATTTCTGTGCAACATTATATGAGCACCTGACAAAAGCCCAGAACCAGACCCATCATGTCATCCACATGGGATATGTAACTGCtggtcattttgtgtgtgtggtagggGGAGATACTTTTGGCTTTCAGTGTTGTAACCTGTCCTATAAATCAACAGGGTCCCTTCCAAAGGCAAAAGCTGTGAAGAAATCAGAGAATGTTGACATTCAGCATTACCCACTTCCAAATGGTAAGCATTACCCTTTACACTTTGCCTTGACTGACCCCTGACTCAAACATTACCAGAATCTGTTCCCTATTATCCAGAATGtctagcaggagtggggaacctctttccacctgagggccaaattcaatgtcagagaagctctcaggggctgcattttggtggtgggtggggccaaaaataccaacataGTAGTTTTAAGCTctaactgccagtaactgagccttggGAGAGGCGTCTTGACCTTTTAgcatggaggaaaaaatgcacaaaagcctaTAGGCTGTTGGAAGTGAGGGGGtgtggctgggggaaaggggtgtggctgcCTGGGAAACCCCAAGGGGCTAGATGAAAACCCCAAGCGGGTGGATTTTGCTCCCAGacctgaggttgcccacccctggactataGCATCTTTCTGCGTACAAATGTGGACCGTGTGGTTTAGATTGCGCTCGGAGAGAATAACTTGCCAAGGCCACACCCAGCAAGTTATGTCAGTGAGTAGAGATGCAAATCCAGCTCTGCCAGATACAAACCCAGTAGGTTCTCTGTTGTATTGCAGTGGTACCCATACCTAAGGTATTTGAATGAGCTGATTTACTCTGTGAAATTGTATTCCGTTATATATTTTCATCTTGCTTAACGAAAGATAAAGTTGACTTGCTTGTTACTCCATTTCAGGTAGAATGGACATGGGCactgaggagaaaagaaaagagagagatgtccatttattatgattattatttatttatttatttatttatatagcgccatcaatgtacatggtgctgtacagagtaaaacaataaaatagcaagaccctgccgcataggcttacattctaataaaatcataataaaacaataaggaggggaagagaatgcaccaaacaggcacagggtagggtaaaactagcagtataaaagtcagaacaaaacatCTGGCTGACACATCGCTTTTGTCATAATCAAGTACGGCGGGCCTGGTTggtcagatgtttttggactgcagccGCCATTATTTATCCCTTGccatttggctatgctggcttggggtgatgaaagttgcagtccagcaactctggagggccaccagttgctcacccctgaagtCCGCATTAACTTGGTCTTCATGCTTTCTGGTTGAATTGTGATCATGAGAAGAATGTTTGCTTTGCAAATTAGTGGTGAAGCTGGAGCAGTGCAGATGTCATGTCCAGTAGTTGCCTAGTctaattattatttgtttgctttttcccatttgtttgctaattcccatttgtttgcttttgtgtgtgtgtgtgttgttgttttcgcAGTATCGACATTATACAGCAGCTGCAGGCTAAATCAGCTGCAATGTACTGGCCTCAGGGTGTGGGCAAAAAGCATTGAATCTTGTAACATTTCCTGGTTTTGCGCTGTAGACAGAGAAATACAAGGCCCTGGGCcaaatcttcctcctcctttccagggCAAAAGTGATGTCTCATACTGGGCTACACGCTATTCTTtgcatcctccatgaatttgacttCAAGCCCAATTTATGTGATGTGTCCTCATAGTCACATTACAGTTTTTGAAACTAttcacaccagccttccccaacgtggttgTCCCCAGGGGTGTTGGAGTTTCACTCTCAATATTTCCAGCCAACGAGGCCAttaggaataatgggagttgcatgCCAACCAGTGCAGGCTAGTGACTCTGACGTCAGTGggccagtgaatccgctccgagcttcagtcagaactctaaaggagctattcaaggtgttaAAATGAATCAGTCTCTGCTAGAACATAGGCAACTTTATGGCCCAGTTTGGAAAACAGAAAACCAGTGCAATCTTCCATTTTTCTAGGCGATGCGAAGAAATGTATCAAAGTTGGTGGTGAATTTTATGCATCAAGCAAATTGGAAGAGCTCGGAGAGAGGAATAAAGCTCGTGAAGTGAAACCCAGTGTGAAAACAAAAGAATCTCAGATCCCTGAATATGTATGTAAGACACTATGCTTCTAGCCTCTTCACATTTTGTAGGGCGAATTTTTACAATGAAGAGTAGCCCATGCTGGGCTGCCTTATCCGTTTGCATGCAAGGCCAGTTCCTGGCAAGCATGTAGTAGCTGCATAATTTCTCAGTCCCTGGTGAGAGTTGGGTGAGTCGTGTGATTCATTTCCCAGGAGTAGACACTGCCAGTGATTACATATATAGCACCTGCAGCAAGGTCCTTTACCAATACTTTTGCATGCAACTGCCAGCCTATAATAAGATGCAAACCTGGCAACTGTTGCCTGTGGCAAATGAGTCACGTGACCCAGCCACCACGCTCAGGGAATTCCAGGGGCTGAACAACAGCAAAAGCAGCTGCGTAAATCAGCCTGGAGTCTGCTGTTGCATCCAAAAGCCAGAACACTTCATTCAGACATGAGTTTGGCCTCCTTGCTTTATGGCTCAGCTTGGTTCTTTCACCTCTGGGGAAGCTTGAGTGGCTTTTGTGTGGCATTCCTCCAGGACTCCGTTTCCTTAGAAAGAGTTCCCCAGAGACTTATTGTGTTTCTGTGATATAAAGTTTATTTACACATAGCTTAAGATGAGGGTTTGCAGCATTAACACTCCAACAGATTCGTACTCATTGTGCCTTAGGATTTCCTGTAGAGAGCAAAGTTAGATTTCTGCCTCCTTTTCAGATCCAGCAGAGGCTGGCTTCCTCGTTTGCCCCCTCCCTTTATCTAGTGGGAGAAATAAAGATGAGTCATCACGGCCCATTCACATCGCCCTTCTTGAATCATCCCAGCTCCCAGGGAAGCACATCTCCAGAATGTGGAGATGTTACCAGCTATCAACGGTCAGATCTTTAAGATATTGCCTCAAGGCATCCACATCAGATAGCTCTGCTTACAGAAAAAATCAGAGCTCCTGCAGAAAACTAGCATTAGACAGAGAATATGGCATTAATTGACTAGTTTGCTTCAAGGCAGTGGGAGATCCATATCTGCCTGTTCTCTTTGAGACACTGCTTTCCTGTCCCCATATGCCATGGCGGCCAAAGGAGTGGGAGAGGAGCGTCATTTTGGCTTTTAACTCAAGGTGCAAAAATATTGAAGGGCAACGAGCACATGGTGGCCCTTAGGCAGgggagccttctccaacctggtgccctccaggtatgttggactacagcttccagcatcccccaacagggctggctagggaatgctaggaattgtggtccaacacatccagaggacgCCAGATTGGGGAAACCTAGTTCAGTGCAACCCTAtggatatttactcagaagttagtcccaccgcgttcaatggagcttacagcTCAGTGTGTTTTAGGACTGCAGGTTTAGTCAGCACATTCATATGTACGTACATCCTGATCTTTCTCTTCACTTTCAGAACAGAGACCAAAAAGCAAACTTGCAGGAGAGGTGCTGCCCCATCCCCTCTCACGTTGCGGATCCAGCTCCCCATCAggtaatgatatatatatatatatatatatatatat
Protein-coding regions in this window:
- the AIRE gene encoding autoimmune regulator; this encodes MQGDKKWTWRRDAPNLYVLFCPRMFSSDRPFGEGDLRKLLKLYRTEISMAVDDVFPLLHGLADHEVVTEEMFKDTLHRMEKDGCHKAFHAMLTWLLSQDSPSIQDFWRVLFKDYNLERYSKLQSIRSSFPKEMDLGRHRRARKLPSCPKILAQHKPQGKRKAAEEKDSSHLLQPSAKGDSHLGSLPKAKAVKKSENVDIQHYPLPNGDAKKCIKVGGEFYASSKLEELGERNKAREVKPSVKTKESQIPEYNRDQKANLQERCCPIPSHVADPAPHQKNDDECAICRDGGELICCDGCPKAFHLACLVPPLTEIPSGTWRCDSCSPGKVKQDRRKEEENSREPHSQAQGAVYVQRTTEDGRRVLIKEPVCASFRQALPSLPPVPVAVPPTVQSVGTEKQLKLTIGDKCGVCRKGGDMIYCNKCFRAFHWPCHFPAHADQISGILICKTCSGSPATISLEGAANPNTPTLRAVKVVEESAGTEPVLNKDELDSLLGENTFDGILHWAFQSMSRPLSETQGFFS